The following are encoded together in the Oncorhynchus nerka isolate Pitt River linkage group LG23, Oner_Uvic_2.0, whole genome shotgun sequence genome:
- the LOC115106253 gene encoding NADH dehydrogenase [ubiquinone] 1 alpha subcomplex subunit 5-like gives MAGVLKKTTGLVGLAVSHNPHERLRILYSKILASLQVIPQDAAYRKYTEQLVHDRFDLIKAEPDVEKLEKKINCGQIEEVIHQAECELALSRKMAEWKPWEPLIEEPPVNQWKWPV, from the exons ATGGCTGGCGTTCTGAAAAAG ACAACAGGCTTGGTGGGACTGGCCGTGTCCCACAACCCTCATGAG CGCCTGAGGATCTTGTACAGTAAGATCCTGGCGTCTCTCCAGGTCATCCCTCAGGACGCAGCCTACAGAAAGTACACAGAACAGCTTGTCCATGACCGCTTTGACCTTATCAAAGCC GAGCCTGATGTGGAGAAACTAGAGAAGAAAATCAACTGTGGTCAGATCGAGGAGGTCATTCACCAG GCGGAGTGCGAGTTGGCTCTATCCAGGAAGATGGCAGAGTGGAAACCATGGGAACCACTGATTGAAGAGCCTCCTGTCAACCAATGGAAGTGGCCCGTTTAA